The genomic stretch AAAACACGTAAATTATAACATTTCTCTTACCTTCTAAAAGCCGTTGGATTATACTGTCTATGTTGAGCTTGTCAACATCAGCCATTGCGAGCGCCTGCGTTTAAAAGTCGTCTCAGTCAAATCTAGGTCTTTCCGCTAACTCCTGTGAAAGCTAGCCTGCTAGTTACCGTAGAATTAGCTAGCTTAGCGGATTTTCCGGTTCAACCTCAATTAGGTTCGTCGGACGCACGCGGTTgggaaaatatataatattaaatCCTAACTAAGCTATTTACACGTCGCGAATGTTAAAACTAATCCCATCCGACGGCGGGGTTTGTTGAGCCTTCGGGACTTGAAGAAGGACGTCACAGGCAGGCACTAGCTTGTTAGCTAGTGATGGTGTCCCGTCTGTTTTCTCCTCTGCCTGCCGCACCTTCGAAAGTCAGCCGGCGCGCTGCTTCTGCCCCCTACCGGACAGAACGGGAACAGCAGCGCGAGGGAGAGCGCCAATTTATCAAAACAATGTGTCGCCATTCTGGATTGGGGTTCATTTACTCGTTTAAAAGAAGCAGTTTAcgactttactttttttttggtaaaacaaaGTAATGTGAGACTGAACATAATTTATTcgtacaaatatatattttttgctgaagttgataaacccgaatatttttattgtgtttctaaTAAAAGTGgagttttgttttccattttcccGCCCTAAAGTAGATATATTATATAACTGTCtggaccaggggtctgcaacctgcagctccagatccacatgtggctcttttatctctccatggtgtctccatggccaaacataaaataagtcatggagactgctgacccaatTTTTGatagatgctaggttcttttagtatttttgcttttgtttgcgccataaaatagacataatttatatatattaatgaaaaaaaaaagaaggtcatgaatgcaaatccagatttctaggttttgatcagtagaataTGGTTCTTTTACTGATAAAGGTTGCTGACTTCTGGTCTggactaaacaaaaaaattccagaaagtGTCCCACAGCTTTACATGGTTTCACTTtatcaaacattaaataacattCTTACTGCCattatttttgcattgtttCCACACATCTATCTAAATGTGACATGCTTTgagatatattttttctactttgatTAGCATCTctacattttataattttactaaaaataaacctAATCATAGAAAATACAGAAGAGTTCTTATTAATAAGTAATTAAATTAGTATATATTTAAGCTAACATCCAAATCGAGGATGAAAATAATATGTAATTTTGAAAGTTCATTTGGtcctttaaatcaggggtccccaaactacggcccacggggCAGATctggcccacctccacattttgcccggccccccaaacactatcagagacgcaTGCCCCCCGATGTGAGTTTGAGATTGTTTGGTAACACTTAtagcaaaattgtgttttgctaacagaaaacactgttaccATCAATcgtagacaggattttatgtatATGTAAAACATAGAAGCATAGGAGTAGAAAGTGGGATgctgttttataattttgaaaaaaaaagatgaatgaaataatgtttttgttagttctgttgttttagaaaatgatgcaactgatttatatataattattatgtACATCATTTTTGGGTATAGTTTTCAATCTTCAATGTACAACCAGCTGGTCAAATTAAACCCTCACAATTTAACTTTATAATAAGTTATAactaaagagataaaaaaatataattttatagaAATACTTTACATATGCAAATACATTGTCTGTTAAACTAGAAATAGCATGACAAGGTGTGGGGAAAATCATTGACTCCAAAAGCTtcaatttagatgtttttgacagtacaagctttagtttttaattaattaaatggttcaaaaaagaaggaataaaaatcttttaattgaaaagtgtgcattaaaaagtaaCCTTGTAAAACCTGTACAAACTAAGTCCTGCTTCACGTGTTTTCatcatgcaaataaaaaatgcaaagctGCACAAGAGTCACACGCTGAAGGTTTATTGTGACAGCTGGATAAATGTGTGGAAACTGTataaccacatgtgtcaaagtcaaggcccaggggctgGATCCtgcccaccagatcattttattttattgttattaatgggcAGATGTTATGTTACCTTAACTTACCTAACctataattttgacgaaatatattttcatggagagtaaaatattgaaagttatttaaggtttgggttgatttttttttctggaataaaattcctgcctttttattattcataaatatgttaaaaagttccaattttaaagttttaaaaattgtcattctgctagcttttctgactattttggcatttactaagattttttgggggtttaGTTAACATTTAGCCCCATCCTACATGCTGGcgtttttttggggctaatttaggctttttcagttttttaagatattttgaagtttagctattttttcagctacatgctagctgttttggcgaaccaaagttctttctttcatttttttgtttttgtttgttttttagactaatggggcatttagctaacattttaggtggctatcagcttcagcatattctgctatcagcttcagtgatttcagctatcaccttcagctatcagcttctgcgttttcagctattagctttagctatttcagccatcagcttttttggcaatcagcttcagtgttatcagctaacagcttccgcgatttcagctactagctttagcaatttcagcTGGCAATTACTAAATCTTTTTTAGGccagtttagagtttagctaatatttcagctataagctagctgttttggctaatttaggctttcctttagagttttagctgttttggggtAAGGCTactatttacacactagctgttttggctaatttaagctctTTAAGTGAGCACGTGATTCCATAAAGATGTTGGTACATCCACACTTTTcagtaacacattttttcatgtgaatTGTTTTATTGGTTGCAGCAGTTTGTGAATCAGAAAACATTTCTGGACACAAACGCGCTCCACTTGTCATCCAGAGGGAAGTCTCGGGGCGAGGTCGTCTATTCTTGGTCTTTCTCTTCACCGTGTGTGATGATGTGGACCAGGTTCTTGTAGTCCAGGTTTCCAGCCACATctggaggaaatgccacaaacATCTGCTCCATCTGTGAAGGAAAATGCACGATTGACATGTCGGCTGAAGGGAAGCTGTCAGCTCACTGCTTCTGCAGCACGCGGAGCACAGACCTCTTCAGCGGAGAACCTGTCCGCCTGTGTTGTCAGCATCTCCGTCACACTGAAACCATACAGCCAAGGTGAGCGACCTGCTGCTCCGTGTATTGAAAGTCTTTACGCATCACTGATACTCACAAGTCTTTCTTTAATGTTCCTGTTCCTTCAGGGTCAAAGACTTTGAAGGCATTGAGGATGGTCTCCTCTGGGTCAGCACCTTAGGACAGACGTTTGGGAGATGAGGATCTTTCGTTGGAACTGGTGTTTACGAACAGTGTCAGGTAATGAGATCACCTTTTAGTTTCTCCCCAAACATGGTGAGGAAGACTGTAAAATTGATCGGCCCCGGTGCCTCCTTCAGCATGTCATCAATCTCCTCCTGCTTGACATTCAAACGGCCTGGTGAACAGTGGGAGATACGGCAAACCGAGGTTTAGATTCAGTATTGATTGTTGGAACCTTTTCTTCGCTAATCAATAATTATTTAACGAACAGAGCGCCAAATGTGGTTTCAAAACCTCTCAGAAGAGAATGGAAAGAGGAACTCGGATGGGCTCACCCAAAGCAGCAAACGTGTCTCTCAGGTCGTTCTTGTCGATGAAGCCGTCTCTGTTTTGATCCATGATGGTGAAAGCCTGCAGAGCATTGCACGTTACAGACCAGCCCTCCAGTGGGAGCAATCACCGCACAGAGGAGGTTAGGGTTAGGGACTCACCTCCTTGAACTCCTGGATCTGGGCCTGTTCAAACATGGAGAACACATTGGAGCTTGCTCCCTCAGCTCTCTTCTTTGCCTTCTTGGGggcctgtcaaaaaaaaaacacccgtCATCACCGGTTTTAATCTCAACACCCCTATAataaactagggctgccacgattagtcgactaatcgacgagtAATCGTctgttaaaatagtcgacgactaatttaacagtctattagtcgttattttatattgtatggagtcagagtgtagtaaagaggaaagttataatgacattctgctagctttttggactattttggcatttattaaggtttttttaggctatttgggagtttagctaatatttcagcacatgcttgctattttggctagtttaggcttttttgtttttttacggctattttggagattagctagctgcatgctagctgttttgaccaatttaggctatttaaattttgaggctattttggagattagttaatatttcagctgcatgctagttgttttggctaatttaggatttttgctttgttttgttttttaggctaatttggaatttagctaatatttcggctgcATGCtaggtttttttggctaatttaggattttttttgttttgttttttaggctactttcgagataagctaatattttggctgcatggtaatt from Oryzias melastigma strain HK-1 linkage group LG9, ASM292280v2, whole genome shotgun sequence encodes the following:
- the myl2b gene encoding myosin, light chain 2b, regulatory, cardiac, slow — translated: MAPKKAKKRAEGASSNVFSMFEQAQIQEFKEAFTIMDQNRDGFIDKNDLRDTFAALGRLNVKQEEIDDMLKEAPGPINFTVFLTMFGEKLKGADPEETILNAFKVFDPEGTGTLKKDFVTEMLTTQADRFSAEEMEQMFVAFPPDVAGNLDYKNLVHIITHGEEKDQE